One part of the Malus sylvestris chromosome 2, drMalSylv7.2, whole genome shotgun sequence genome encodes these proteins:
- the LOC126612600 gene encoding putative disease resistance protein At3g14460, with protein MKGISSLFPHTEPAMQEQDLISHARKGDVPASLKTLYVNKCEVLHKNRASNTLNVESLRGSLEKLTINGCPGLSLLLESTETLPSLQKLDIDSVGGKELLAQMVHNNDRLQSLTLYKCYSPLSFPTNGLPTTLTSLSITDCKKLEFLSREMMAKLTSLQSLRLSNSCERKGLSICNCSLWKLLSSLDLLLAWCLLIEYWRSIKTQISTPHFTS; from the exons ATGAAGGGTATCAGCAGCTTGTTCCCCCATACAG AACCAGCAATGCAAGAGCAGGATCTGATCAGTCACGCCCGAAAAGGG GATGTGCCTG CCTCCTTGAAAACACTTTATGTGAACAAGTGTGAGGTTCTACATAAAAACAGGGCCAGTAATACCCTGAATGTGGAATCCTTACGAGGATCTCTTGAAAAACTGACAATAAATGGATGCCCGGGTCTCTCATTGTTACTAGAGTCGACGGAGACGCTGCCGTCGCTTCAGAAGCTTGATATTGATAGTGTTGGTGGGAAAGAGTTGTTGGCGCAAATGGTGCACAACA ATGATCGTCTTCAAAGTTTGACTTTATATAAATGTTACTCACCCTTGTCGTTCCCTACAAATGGTCTGCCCACCACGCTGACGTCACTGAGCATAACAGATTGCAAGAAATTAGAATTCCTATCACGTGAGATGATGGCCAAATTGACTTCCCTTCAGTCTTTGCGTCTATCCAACAGCTGTGAACGCAAAGGCTTGAGTATTTgca ATTGTTCTCTTTGGAAGCTTCTTTCCAGCCTTGACCTTCTTCTTGCCTGGTGCCTTCTCATTGAGTATTGGAGGAGCATTAAAACACAG ATCTCCACCCCACATTTCACTAGTTGA
- the LOC126612542 gene encoding protoporphyrinogen oxidase 1, chloroplastic-like, which yields MTGFAGRSEEEEETAFLLCRFAGGGIGFWDLWEGGGRTEGGETKKEMFISVDCVVVGGGISGLCIAQVLATKHGDAVPNVIVTETRDRVGGNIITVEKDGYPGAEIVAVSGKERPD from the coding sequence ATGACTGGGTTCGCTGGAAGaagtgaggaggaagaagaaactgCGTTTCTGCTTTGCAGGTTCGCCGGCGGAGGAATTGGGTTTTGGGATTTGTGGGAAGGAGGGGGAAGAACAGAGGGAGGGGAAACAAAGAAGGAGATGTTCATCTCTGTTGACTGCGTGGTGGTCGGCGGTGGAATCAGTGGGCTCTGCATCGCTCAAGTGCTGGCTACCAAGCACGGCGACGCCGTCCCAAATGTCATAGTCACGGAGACTAGGGACCGGGTGGGAGGTAACATCATCACCGTCGAGAAGGACGGCTATCCTGGAGCTGAGATAGTGGCTGTGTCTGGAAAGGAAAGACCCGACTAA